The sequence TATAAATCTCTTGTGATTTCAAAAACGCATGAAGGTATGCTGGAGGACAAGGAGAGGCACCTCCATAGATTTGAAGTTGTTTTATTTCATCAATCATTTGTTGATTGGAAAGTATTATGCCAGCTGGCAGCCCCAGCGCTTTTCCAAGAGATCCTGTAACCATCAAATGGATGGGTAAATCCTTCCATTGAGAATAGGTGCCAAACACTTCGTATCCCAAAACTCCAAATGCATGGCTATCATCCAAGAGTAAGGTTACTTCGTTGGATTGAGCAAGAACCTCTAACCAGCTGTAATCATGAATTTCAGGGATCATGGGATTAACAGCATTGCCTAAAATCAGTATTCTTTGATCTTTTAGGGATTTTGATTTTTCAATACAGGAATCTTTCCAATCCTGAAAACTTTGTTTGGGGCTTGGTTTTAGATTAATGGGTAGAATCGCAGGGTGTGTATCTGGAGCAACCCATATTTGCTGAGCTTTTGGCTTCAGATATTGTAAGGCCGCCATCCCAGATAGGTAACCGCTACTCATGACAATAGCTGCTGCTGCACCTGCTTCTTTAGCAAAAAAGTCTTCAAATTCTTCAAAAATTTGAAGCCGTATGTTGTTTATCCGGCTTAGACCATGGTTTAATCCATATTGGTCCATGCCGATAATTAGATTTTCTCGAAACTCAGGAACAAGATCAATTCCCAAATAGGAGGTTCCACTGAAATAATAGAGCACTTGGTCTTGGTAAATGATTTTCCTGTTTATCTTATTTTGTAGATAAAAAGTCTTCAATCTCAAATAATTTATTTCGCGAAAATTTGAGTTTCGTCTTGAAAGGATTTGAATTCCAATGCATTGCCACAAGGATCAAGGAAAAACATGGTAGCTTGTTCCCCTACTTCACCCTTAAATCGGATATAGGGTTCGATCACAAATTCAATTCCATGGTCCTTCAATTTATCTGCCAAAGCATGCCATTCATCCCAAGGTAAAATCGCTCCAAAATGGCGAACAGGCACATTTTTTCCATCTACTGCATTGGTTTTGGCAAGTGCTAGCTCTTCTGGTTTGATATGTGCAGAAAGTTGGTGACCGAAAAAATTGAAATCGATCCATTTATCTGTGCTTCTTCCAATATCGCATCCCAACAAATCCCCATAAAATGCACGGGTTTCTTCAATATCCCTGATCGGGAAAGCCAGGTGAAAGGGTTTAAATTGGCTCATAATGTGTACTTTCGTTTGAAATTTTCTGCTTCAATTTAGTTTATTATTCCTTGAAAAAAATGTCAGATAGGAAATCAGTGTCTTTGGTTTTGAGTAGCGGTGGTGCAAGGGGATTAGCGCATGTGGGTGTGATCGAAGAGTTGGAAAAAAGAGGGTACCATATTGCTGAAATTGCCGGTTGTTCCGCAGGTGCTTTGGTAGGAGGAATGTATGCTGCAGGAAAGCTGGAGGAGTTTAAAGATTGGATCTGCCATTTGGATCGAATTGATGTATTTTCCTTGATGGACTTTACCTTTTCCAGTCGTGGTTTTATCAAAGGTGAGAGAGTTTACAACGCCTTGAAAAGAGTGGTCAAGGATTGCCAGATCGAGGATTTATCCATTCCTTTTTCTTGCAATGCAGTGGATTACAAAACCGGGGAAGAAATAATTTTTAGAAACGGAAGCTTGTATGCGGCAATCCGAGCATCAGGAAGTATTCCTTCCGTCTTCCAGCCTGCAAAACATCCACCTTATGAATTAATTGATGGAGGGGTCTTGAATCCCGTGCCTGTTTCCCTGTTAAAAAATCCACATGAAAGTAAAGTAATTGTGGTGGGACTCAATGGTCCTGATACGGAATTGGTCACTCCGCCTAAGAAAGACGCAGAAGGACATCGGTTTATTTCCCTCCCGCATTGGGTGAAGGAATATAGAAACAAGATGAAAGACTATTTTCCGGAACAGGAGAAAGTAGTTAAGTCCAGTTCTTTGAGCTCTATCAATTTAATGACTCGCTCTTTTGATCTGTTGCAAGATCGCTTTTGCAACTTGTTGATTGAAAAATATCCTGTGGATGTTAATATTCGGGTTGCCAGAAGACAAGCAGGGACTTTGGAGTTTCATAGAGCAGCAGAATTAATTGAAATTGGGAGAATCAAAGCAATAAAAGCATTAGATCATTGGGAAAATGGAAATAGCGGAGCTGAATAAACTACTTGGGAATGTGGATATCTATCTGTTGGATCAAATCCTGAAAGGTAGGTTTTCCAAAGAAATGAAAATTTTGGATGCAGGATGTGGAGAAGGGAGAAATACGGTTTATTTTATTCGGGAGGGCTATCAGATTTTTGGGATCGATCCCAATGAAATTGCTATTCAATATTGCAGATACCAGGCCAAAAGCCTAGATCCCAAATATGATGTCCATCGGTTTTTGGAAGGTAAGTTGGAGGACATTCCTTTTCACTCTTCCTCATTTGATGCAGTGATTTGTTCGGCAGTTTTACACTTTGCTTCAGGTGTGGATAACTTTTGGGAAATGATCGATGAAATTTATCGAATTTTAAAACCGGGAGGAATTTTTTGGTTTCGGATGTGTACTGGGTTTGGAGGGATTTTGTCCGAACAAAAGCCCTTAAGCAAAGGTAGGTACCATTTACCAGATGATTCAGAAAGATTTGTGCTTACTTTGGAAGATGTGGATAAGTTGCAAGACAAAGGCTTCCAGTTTTTAGAACAGCCCAAAACCGTGTTGGTCCTAGACCAACGTGAAATGGGAGTATTTGTGATGAAGAAAAACGAAACCACTGACCATTAAGATATGGATTTACAATATGGATTAGAACTATTGGGAACCTTTGTTTTTGCTATTTCTGGAGCTTTGGCGGTTCGGGAGCGGGAACATGATCTTTTTGGAGCAGGGTTTACTGGGTTCATTACTGCTATCGGGGGAGGCACCTTGAGGGATATATTATTGGATAGCTATCCTTTGGTCTGGATTGCGGACGTGAAAGTATTATATGCTGTTTTTGCAGGAATCATGGCTGCCTTTTTATTTCCGAAGTTCCTGAGCAAATTAAGAAAGACCTTATTTCTATTTGATACCCTGGGAATCGGACTGTTTACTGTTTTGGGAGTGGAAAAGGCCCTAAGTTTGGGTGTTAGGCCTGAGATTGCTGCGATCATGGGAATGTTTTCGGCGGTCATGGGTGGTGTGATCCGGGATACCTTGACTAATGAAATCCCCATTCTTTTCAGAAAAG comes from Algoriphagus halophilus and encodes:
- a CDS encoding aminotransferase class I/II-fold pyridoxal phosphate-dependent enzyme yields the protein MKTFYLQNKINRKIIYQDQVLYYFSGTSYLGIDLVPEFRENLIIGMDQYGLNHGLSRINNIRLQIFEEFEDFFAKEAGAAAAIVMSSGYLSGMAALQYLKPKAQQIWVAPDTHPAILPINLKPSPKQSFQDWKDSCIEKSKSLKDQRILILGNAVNPMIPEIHDYSWLEVLAQSNEVTLLLDDSHAFGVLGYEVFGTYSQWKDLPIHLMVTGSLGKALGLPAGIILSNQQMIDEIKQLQIYGGASPCPPAYLHAFLKSQEIYKDRRSRLFQLIKYFGQKNEMPEHVYGLSNYPTFTYQPGSWAEKLEQKNYITSSFPYPTSDDQTVNRIILSAFHTARDIDTLWFHLKEISNSI
- a CDS encoding VOC family protein, producing the protein MSQFKPFHLAFPIRDIEETRAFYGDLLGCDIGRSTDKWIDFNFFGHQLSAHIKPEELALAKTNAVDGKNVPVRHFGAILPWDEWHALADKLKDHGIEFVIEPYIRFKGEVGEQATMFFLDPCGNALEFKSFQDETQIFAK
- a CDS encoding patatin-like phospholipase family protein, which encodes MSDRKSVSLVLSSGGARGLAHVGVIEELEKRGYHIAEIAGCSAGALVGGMYAAGKLEEFKDWICHLDRIDVFSLMDFTFSSRGFIKGERVYNALKRVVKDCQIEDLSIPFSCNAVDYKTGEEIIFRNGSLYAAIRASGSIPSVFQPAKHPPYELIDGGVLNPVPVSLLKNPHESKVIVVGLNGPDTELVTPPKKDAEGHRFISLPHWVKEYRNKMKDYFPEQEKVVKSSSLSSINLMTRSFDLLQDRFCNLLIEKYPVDVNIRVARRQAGTLEFHRAAELIEIGRIKAIKALDHWENGNSGAE
- a CDS encoding class I SAM-dependent methyltransferase; the protein is MEIAELNKLLGNVDIYLLDQILKGRFSKEMKILDAGCGEGRNTVYFIREGYQIFGIDPNEIAIQYCRYQAKSLDPKYDVHRFLEGKLEDIPFHSSSFDAVICSAVLHFASGVDNFWEMIDEIYRILKPGGIFWFRMCTGFGGILSEQKPLSKGRYHLPDDSERFVLTLEDVDKLQDKGFQFLEQPKTVLVLDQREMGVFVMKKNETTDH
- a CDS encoding trimeric intracellular cation channel family protein, with the translated sequence MDLQYGLELLGTFVFAISGALAVREREHDLFGAGFTGFITAIGGGTLRDILLDSYPLVWIADVKVLYAVFAGIMAAFLFPKFLSKLRKTLFLFDTLGIGLFTVLGVEKALSLGVRPEIAAIMGMFSAVMGGVIRDTLTNEIPILFRKEVYASACLAGAVLYVVLNYFEVDRDYNLLISMSLVIGIRFLAMKYKLSLPRLD